The region AGCGCCGGGCGCACCGCGTCCCAGCAACTGGCCTCGGGGCAGTACCCCGTCGACTGATTGGTGACGCTCACGACGGCAACGCCCTGCGCGGAAACCTCCAACACCAACTCGCCCGCGCCCTGTACGCGCGCCCCTTGGGCGCACGCAACGTGCTCCGTTCGCCGATCGGACAGCCAGAGCCTCCCCTGCGAGTCGACGACGTACGTCAGCTCATGCTCCCCGTCCGCCAGCCAATCGCGAATGTTGTCAGCGCTCTGGGGCTGCAGGCGGTCGATCGGCGCGCTTGCCATCTTCCCGATCTCCGCCGGCCCGACGTACTCGTACTCGCGCTTCATGTAGCCATCATACCGCCGCAAGGTCGAGCCGAGGTTGCGCGGCGGCGACGAGCGGATCGCACTTCACGACGTTGGGGAGCACCCCGTCGCGATCGGGCCAGAAGATCTGAACTGCGCGCAGCGCGTCCGGGCGCCCCACGAGGCGGTAGTATCCCATCGCATAGCCGAAGTACGTTTCGAGCTGCGACGGGTGCACCGGCCGGATCAGGAGCGGAAGATCGCCGAGTAGATCGGGATGCACGCCGGTCTTCTCGAAGCTCTCGTGCTTGCGAATGCGATGGATGAGGGAGCTGACGACGGAGTGTGCCGTTCGCGCGGGCAACCCGAAGACAATCAGCTCCGGGTGGTTCCAGCTGCTCACCAGACCGATGGTGTACAGGAGCTCTGGCGCACGCTCGGACTCTGGTACCGCAATCGCGTGCCAGCCGTGCTCTTCCACGGAGCGCCGGATGTCCTCGTCTTCGCTCATGATCCGATAGGGGTGACAGCGCGCACGTCGCCCTTGCACTTATGGCACACGCCGCCGCGAGGATTCTATCTGGTCGCGATGCGAAATCGCCATCGACTCCCGAAGCATCCCATCGCTCACTTGCGAGAGCTCGAGAAGAGCCGCGAAACGCCGTCGACGATGCGTGCGAGCATTCCCATCGGGAGGTTGGACTCGGCGACGTCCATGGCAACGTGATCGACGCGGCCGGAATGTCGAACGCCACGTCTCCACAAGATGAGCTCGTACACGCCCGCGGCAGCCAGCAAACACGCTCCAAAGCCGCAGAAGCCGAGCAGTAGTGCAGCGGCGGTGCCGACATCCTCCATGCCGATTGCGAACTTCAGCCCCAAGACCACCAACGTGACACCCACGCCGGTCAATCCCAGAGAGAGCGCGTGTGACTCCGAGCGCTTCCGATCGGCCGTCAGGTCAGGCAGCGCGCAGCTGGAGCAGACGAGGGTTCCCGACGAATCGAACTGGACCGCGCTGCTGGGAACCGCGCGCGCACATTTGGGACAAGTCACTACCCCCGACATGACAGCTCTTGCCGTCCTTTCCGGCCGTCGCCGGCACGCATGATACCTCATTCCTCCAGCTAGGAGAGCCGGCGGCGCAACAGGACCAGGTCAGCGTTGGTGAGCCCGCTCCGGAGGGAACACAATGAGCGAGGCTCGATGGCTGTTCCGTGCCCAAGCCTACCCAAGAGGACGTGTTCCGCGGCGTCCTCGGTCCAACGGCGATCGAGCTGGTTCGGAGAACGGCGGTTCGTCGTACACGCGCGGATCGAGCTCGAGCTCGGCCGCCAACTCGCGAAGATGCCCTCGCGCCCGCGACAGCGGGTGATCCGGGAACAGCTCGTCCCAGCGTTCGTCGTCCGCGCGGTTCCTGAGCAAAGAAGAGAACGGTGTCTCTGGGCGATAGGGATCAGACGCCCAGCCCTGCATCACGCCCTCGTCGTCCGGCGCGAACTTCTCGCCCGCGCCCATGAGCTTGTTCAGGACGATGGTCTCGCGAATGCCGGTCATCCCCGTCTCCACGCACTGCACGCGCACCACCAAGCTCGCCTCGCGAAACGGAAGAGTGATGCCCGCAAGATAGACGCGACCCCGCTCTTGGCCTGGGATTCCCAGCTTGAAGAGCGTGCGCACCGCCGGCAGCTTGGCGATCTCGAGCACGTCTACGAAAACGAGACCCCCTTGGTCCCCCAGCGCCGCGCGATAGCGATCGCGTAGCGCCTCGAGGTCCGTCATCGACGGAATGTCCGGCATCACGTGGAACACGTTGAGCATCAGGCTCTCGCCGCGCTCGTTGTGCCAGGTGACGGCATCGTCCTCGCGAGCTGCTTCGCTCCACCCGTCCAGCGGCAGCTCGATCGAATCGAGATCAATCACGACGAACAGGTATCACGAGCTACGCCCCGGCGGGCCCAGCACTCGAACCGCCTTTGCAACCACGAAGATCGAAGGTCCGTCAGCGCCTTGGCCATGACTCGTCACGATGCAGAAAGCCTTGGACTCGGGCGAAACGGACAGCCCGTGGAGCTCGACTTCCTCCAGAGACGCGAGTCGGAACAGCGGTGAGCTCAGGTCCAGGTCGTCTTCGAGCCCTACCATGGTGGACACACCCTCGAACCGAACGTGGAAGGGGTTTGGCGTGCAGTACTCGCAGCAATCCCCAATCCAGAGCTGAAGCATAGCGGGCGAGTGCTCCTCGACCATGGCGTCACCGAACCCGCCGTTCACCACGTCGAAGTCCGGCCAATGAGTCCCCGCCGGCTGCCGTGAGCGAAACGGGCGGATGACCCGAACCTGGAAGTCCGGTGCATGCCCGTCGAGCTCGACGAACACCGGCTCGCCTTCGACGAAATCCTGCACGCCGTCCACGTTCTCATTCGCGCCGAACACGAACGGACCAAAGTGCGGGGACCGAACCTCGCCCTCGCCCCGCTCCGCCGACCAACTGTGAATCACCCACGCCACGGGTCCACCCTGAGCCAGGATACCCGCAAGGCTCGATGGTTCCAGCACCGCCGTGCACTTCCACTTCATTGTGCGCTGGCTGTTGGTCCGCCGCGGAACCTCGCTGCGGAACCCCACCCCTCCGGGTATCGCGAAGCGCGTTCGAAGGAGGACGACCTCGCGACCCGTTCAGTGCGACGCGGAGCCCTGGGCGTGGAGCTCTTTGCAGCGCTTCGCCTCGGCGACGTATCGCGGGGAGGGCGTACAAGCCCGATTCCCCGCGCTGGTGCAGTCCGCGGCAATCTTTCGGTCGAGGCAGCTCTCCATGGCTCGCGCGAACTTGATGAAGCAGTCGAGCTCGGGGGCCGGCGCCACACCTTGTGCGCCCAGACCGTCCCACACGCAGTCGAACTGCACGCGTCGCGCCCGGCGCTCTGACTCGGGCGCCTGCTGCCCCCACGCTTTGAGGTAGAACTCGTCGCTCCAAGCGACTGCGCGCTTCCACGTTGCCTCCCGGTCGGCGTCGACCGGCGCGGGCTCGACGTTGGCGGTGTCTTTCGCGGTGTGGTTCGGAGTCGTTTCCGCGTCGCTAGCGGCTGCGAGCCCACCCTCGCCCTCGCCTTCCTCCGCGCGTGGGGCCGGAGCATGCTGCGCGACACCGTGGGCCGCCGGAACCTCCGGTTCGCGCGGCCCGCCGCAAGCGCCCGAGACCACGAGCATGCCAAGAATCGTGGGAGCCCACCAAGTGTGTCGGCCCGGAACCGGCGGCTGCCAGTCCGTCTCGAAGTCATCCAACATCGGGGTTCGCAAAGTTTCGTGAGAATTGGCTTCCGCGGCAAGAGGCAGAGTCCGGCTTCATCCGCAGCGCTCCGGAACGTGGAGCTCGAGCTGAACGCGTCTGCCATCGGCCGCTTCGATCTCCGTCGTACGAGCCGCGTGATCCGTCACCTCTGCAACGCAGCGATGCCATGTCCTCAATCTTCGCGTGCCAGGCTTTCCGCATGAGTCGGAGGCAAAACGGCAACCGTGGACGCGAACAGCTCGTCCGCAAACTTCCGCAACGGGCGGGGCGGCAGCGGCTCGTCCGGGTAGAAGAGTGTTGCCACCGAGATCTCGACCAGCGCGCCGGTCGGATGGTTCACGAAATAGCTGACGATGCGTCGGACGCCGTCGGTCCACTCGAATCCGCGTGCGACCATTCCGGCAATCGATCCGACAAACCGGTCTGGATGTCCTTGGCGAACGCGACGAGCCATCAACCTCTCAGCGGCATCTGCGTCGCTTTCGGTCTCGGTCGCCACCACCCACATGTCGACGGATACCGGTACGGAGCAGGAGTCGTCTCCATAGCGTTCAATGTCCCCAGACAACGCGAAGCTGCGTCCAACCGGAACCGTCACCGGGCGCCAGTCCGGTGGCAGGTGAAGGTCAAACAGCGCTTCCGGGTCGATGTCAGCGGTCACGTGACGCTTCATCAGGGTACGCACACGCGTACCAACGATCCAGCAGTTGGCCGTAGCGGCAAGCGAGAGCCGTTGCTTCCCCGGAGGGTGCTACGGCCCCGGCCTCCAAAGCCCCGAAGGCTTCCGCGATTCCTTGGAGCTCTGTTGGGTCGAGGCGGACGATGAAGTAGTCGTGTAGGGCGTCTACGGCGTGGCGGGGAGGCTTCGGAACCGGCGTTCCTTCGAGGACGCGGGCCACTGCCGCAGCGAGCGATTCGTCGACCTGTGCCAGGGCGCGGCGAGCCTCTTCGAGCTCCGCGCGAGAAAATATCGCGCTCATCCCTTGCAGTGTGGCGCGCCGAGATCGACCGTGAGGTCCGAGCAGCTCGTGATCTCGAAGGTCGTGCCGGCTTTGGGCCCGGTCGTGCAGGTGCACACGACGGTGGGCGAGGTCTTGGCGGCGCAGTCCACGCCCCACGCGGCGCAGTCGACGCTACAGCGTTGGTAGTACGGCGGTGCCCCGGGCGGCGCACCGCCAAAGCCCTGGCCGCATTCCTCGGTGCCCTTCGGAATCTCGCACGCGTCCAGGGCGGCAAACTCCTGAGCGCAGACCTGTTGTCGGTTCTGCGCGCAGTCCGTGATCTTGTCGGCGAAGCACACCATGATGCCGTCGAAGGCGGCGCCGCAGCCCTTGGAAGCGGCCTCCGCGCGTGCCTGGTTCATGTCACTGGGACATTTGTCCGCGGGCGCGCTGCTGCACGAGAGCCCGACGAGGTTGTCGCAGGCGGCTTGGATGAGCTTCGCGGGATCCGCTGGCTGTTCGCTGGTGGACGACCCACCGCAGGCCCCGGCAGCCAGGGCCGCTGCCAGCAAGAGTCCTCTCAGGGCTCGCATCGCTCACCTCCCAGCCAAGCTTAGCCCACTATTGAAGGCGTGCGGCCCAGCGCCAGGCACATCCGTCACCGGTGGCGTGGAGGTGCATTGTCCGGACATTTCAGACCGCTCACTCGAGTGAAAGGCGAGCGAGGTCCGTCATATGGACGTCGCTGCGGGCGCCCGGGCGCGACGGTGCGGGCCGTGGCTCGCGGCGGACCAACCCCCAAATGCCCCGGTCCGGGAACCCTCGTGGCACGGCTGCTGTCGCTGGATGGGTGGTCTCGGAGCGCGAAACCGTTCCCAAACTCGCCGATCCCGCATCTAGGGACGACGCCGGCGAGCTTCCGATCTACGGTCGGGACAGTTTCTGGGACCTTTCGGGCTCGATGGACGACGCTGAAGAGCGATTCATACTGCGCCTCAGGCAGCACGACGAGCGGGCGTTCAACGAGCTCGTGGAGCTGTACGAGCAACGCGTGTTCCGCTTGGTGTTCCGCATGCTGGGGCGCCGGGACGAAGCGGAGGACATGGCGCAGGAAGTGTTCGTCCAGGTGTTCAAGGCCATCGGAACGTTCCGTGGCGACTCGAAGCTCTCCACGTGGGTGTATCGCATCGCCGTGAACCTCTGCAAAAACCGCATCAAGTATCTGTCGCGGCGGCACGACGGCCAGCAGCAGGAGCTCGAGCCGGTGGCAGAGCGGGCGCCCTTGAGTGAGGCGAAGGGCGTGACCTACGGCGACGTCGCGCGCCCCGATCACATGGTGGAAGGCTTTCAGGTGGAGCGCATCGTGCAGGTTTGCATCGCCGAGCTGGACGCGGACTTTCGCGACGTGCTCGTGCTGCGGGACGTGGAGGACTTGAGCTACGAGGAGATCGCCCAGATCACGGGGCTTCCCGACGGAACCGTGAAGAGCCGCATCCATCGCGCCCGCGGCATGCTCAAATCGAAGGTCGAGCGCGCGTTGGGGGAGAAGATCCGATGAGCGACGACGAAGAAGTCGAGCGCGAGGAAGCCGACAAGGTCGAGGAAGCCGACGAGGTCGGAGACGCGGAGACCGACGACAAGGTCGAGGACGGCGACGGCGTCGAGATCGACGAAGAGGAAGAAGAGCGGCT is a window of Polyangiaceae bacterium DNA encoding:
- a CDS encoding DUF4262 domain-containing protein, encoding MSEDEDIRRSVEEHGWHAIAVPESERAPELLYTIGLVSSWNHPELIVFGLPARTAHSVVSSLIHRIRKHESFEKTGVHPDLLGDLPLLIRPVHPSQLETYFGYAMGYYRLVGRPDALRAVQIFWPDRDGVLPNVVKCDPLVAAAQPRLDLAAV
- a CDS encoding sigma-70 family RNA polymerase sigma factor, with protein sequence MPRSGNPRGTAAVAGWVVSERETVPKLADPASRDDAGELPIYGRDSFWDLSGSMDDAEERFILRLRQHDERAFNELVELYEQRVFRLVFRMLGRRDEAEDMAQEVFVQVFKAIGTFRGDSKLSTWVYRIAVNLCKNRIKYLSRRHDGQQQELEPVAERAPLSEAKGVTYGDVARPDHMVEGFQVERIVQVCIAELDADFRDVLVLRDVEDLSYEEIAQITGLPDGTVKSRIHRARGMLKSKVERALGEKIR